ATCGGAATTCGGACAGGTCAGGCAGAGAGAAAATCTGGCGACAATCAGGCAGTGTGTGAAGAGCGCCATGAGCATAAACTTGAGACAGCCGCTTAAGACCAAATTTAGTCCATGTTCCCACCTCCGAGAACGAGGCTAAGTGTGGATAGttactattaccccataaaggtgaatCTGGAGATAGAGTAGTAGCAGCTTTAGTGATTAGCACAATTGCATCCCAGGatctcttagtggcatccattacaggCAGTAAAGGGCCAAGATCTTTTcgagttctatataaagcattatgCAGGCTTTCCACAGAAGTGAGATACagtgcctctattatggatgccgggttatcagcgtcaaacactttccaaccggCTGCATTTGAGGCCTGGGAGACAAAATAGTAtagctcataattgggagaggacAGTCCCATCTGATCTTGTGGAGCATTGAGAGTGGCTCTGGACAGTGTGGGTGTtttgttcccccaaataaattcagattgcgTTCGGTCTATATCACGTAAGGCTTTTTtaggtatgtggcagggggtattactcagtatataaagaaatttaggaagatagatcattttgcatatatttattctgcctattagCGTGAGAGGGAGTTTGGTCTAGTGTGCCAGCGTGTCCTTAAATCTACGGTGTAAGGAGTAcaaattatgctgcaaaaataatgtcGGATCTTTATGCACCGTTATCCCTAGATACTTAAAATGGTCTGCCACTTTGAGGTTACAGTCCGCAGCCATCTCTACTGGAAGTTGTCCGTCAAGGGGAAATAGTATGGATTTGTCCCAATTAATTTATAGAATAGAACCAGATTTTCATTTGTTCATAatttcttcattattatttttatagttcttgaattattttccttctttttttgattctttccagctttcaaatgggggtcaccgacaccatctaaaaaacaaactgtacaaatattgttattcctacttcttattactcttcttgctattcagaccatctcctatgCATAATTTGATCAATTTACTCAAATCAAttaatggttgctaggataatttggaccctagcaacatatTATGGAATGAAAAGCAATATAACTCAAAAagacaactgcaaattgtctcagaatatcacactctatatcatactaaaagttaatttaacggtggacaacccctttaacgcaatgcgtttagcagtaaagagtcactgaagtttatcagagcacaagtcacatgacaaatGGCACCTGGGaactgagaatatgtctagccttatgtcagatttcaaaattaaatattgaaatcttttgctctttggaaaaatggatatcagtgcagaattctactggagcagaactattaactgatgtgttttggggggaaaaacatgttttcccatgacagaatccctttaatgtaaaagaaGTAGTCGCGGTCATGATTGGGTGTTTTATTATTGCCTGCAATTCATATATGTAATACAAGGTGGGGCTTGGGagcattttagcaatgcaggtgtcagggagctgttatctggttaccttcccattgttctgctgataggctgctggggggaaagggaggggttgatataaTTGATaaattgcagcacagcagtaaagcatcactgaagtttatcagagcagagtCACATtactgggaaactaacaacatgtctaggcCCACACAGATTTCAAAATCCACTGGAGGGCCTCATTTTATGATCttaagtgtcagtggcactgcacatgctcagtgtgctttggacTGTTGTTGGAACACTACACTGCAGGCTGTCATTAATTAAAACAGGCTACAGGACTATTAATCAGTTCTAATGCAGATTGCACTAGTTTTATGCTGCCATGTAAGGTAGTTGGGGAATACAGTAgctgctattttattttatatatattctgagTTGATTCCAAATCATGTACTATAAATCAGAAAAAAGATGGGGGGGCTACTAGGGCACATTAGAGGCACAAATCTTCATTGCAAAAGGGTTGTGGAGGCCTTGTGCTGGAGGGTACAAAAGTCCAGAACATAAGATGTTGCATTTCTagtctaaaactggccatacacaggcagatttaagctacAGATCTGGCCCTTTTACAGAAAGTTGGCAGCTTCTCTGCCTATGAATGGGTCCTCTCCCCACAGGCCTGGTTAGGTCCAGCATGTCGTTAGCCAAACTGAGCAGGGATTCATTCATCTGGTGGCAAATTTAAATAACCAAAATAACAGTGGCATAACGATGCATAACGATGCCTAGCCCAGCGTGCACCTACCTGGCCCTCTTTCCACCACCCACTTGTGTCCCCCCACTAGGTTATGGCTGGGGAGGGATTATTTCTTACAGCTATAGAGGAACCAGACCCCATGGTCTGGGCTCCCTGTTCCCCCCTGTGACGTCAGCTTCTTCTATAATTGTGCCACTGCAAATTAATGTGTTAGGCGAAACCAATGCTTGAGATGTTCTGTATTTGCAATTGTGCGATTCAATAGTGGCCAGCAGAGGGCAGCATAACAGGTCAAAGAAACCACATTTCATCTGTTTAATAAGACCACATATGATGCtttataaatgatcaaaacattaAGATTGCTGACCCATGCTTTACTGCAATGAAAACGGTGTTGGTCTAAACATCCACCACAGTGACGCAAGGTCATTAACACTGACTGTATTGCTATGTTTGCGGAGTGTCCCCATCATGAATAACCAGTGGCAATCTTCAAACCAGAATTGTAAGGGTATGAAGCcatgttctacaatatatttgtatttaaataccTGTACtagtcagtaggtggcagcaaaggaaatggaataagtacaatgctgtgtatagtaatgaaagtttatattcattcaccTCTCAAAACGTGAATAAGACTAATTTAGGGGAGTGATCTGAACCCCACAAGTGTGCTACTGAACTGTAATTACAGGTTTGTGGTTGTATGAACAAGTTCGATTAATGCATCACAGAGTATCTAAGGAGGTGGAATCCTGagaggaacaggaagtgatgtgtgactcccttctgcagcacctaaggacagttttgcagtgaatgatccagggtttcctgtctgtgtggttttggcCGTGGAAAGACCTGTGGATCCAGATGGAAGCATGGAAAGCTTGCTTAAAGCACCCAAGGAACTGTAAGCGCAGCTTCGCTGCATCATAGTGCATACCAGtgacattttgtatattacagtacattgctAGAGACATACTTCGCTGGGCTTGGAACTGCATACAGGGAAGCCTCGTGTAAAGAGAAGGACACATTACCTGTGGATTACAAATAGTATTGCGCAATACTTAAGGGTGCACCCCAAAGACAAAGACCGGaaagaaacatttaggggcagccaGGCTGCTTCGCGGACTGTGGGGGAATATTTAGCAGGAGCTAGTTTTAGGTTAGGCAGTATTACTGTTACTGTGTGATTTATACCTTGTTATCTGACTGTTTATACATGCCCAGCTATTTATCGTTTATTATTGTTCAGTAAACTTCACTGCTGGGTAAGAAccgttgtctgtgtctgtgtggcatCGTGTACCCTCTGAATCTGTGAGCCCACCCCTCGCTCCCGCTTTCAGTTGGCGCTGCGAGCAGGGTACATTGATCGCCATGCAGAACCCAGCCGGTCATGAGGCCGCTCCTGCCATAGCCCCCATTGCCCCTCCTGCCATGGGAGTAGCTCCGACCATGTGTTTGCCCGCAGGAGCAATACTGAACCAGCTAGTACGGTTTGACGGCCAGAACATGCTGCTAGAAGACTGGGCCACTTACCTTAAAAGTACCCTTAGGTTGTACAATTTGACTCCTGATCTGCAATCCGATGTGGCGCTGAACGCCCTGGAAGGGGATGCGAGACGCACTGTAATGCTACGCCCAGAGGAGGAGAGGAAGACTCTGGAGGCCATACTCTCAATTCTTGAGCCTATCTACGGAGAAACGGCCGGTACTGGCAGCCTTAGGTCTCGCTTATTCACTCGCTTCCAGCTTGAAGATGAGACTATCCCCCAGTTTGCGAATGCTCTTCAAGTGATATGGGCACACATACAGAGAAGAGAGGCCAATGGCACTAATGTTCTTGGAACTGGAGACCAAATCCTTCGGGACCAGTTTGTTCTGGGATTGCGCAGTCCTCCCCTCCGCCAGATCCTCAGGGAACGTATCCTGGTGGATGCTACGCTGCAATTTCACAAGGTACAGGCTGAAGCGGTGGCCAGAGACAAGGAGGAGGCCTATGGGGCTTACACCGTGAGGATGCAGGCTGTAAGAAGTCCAAGAACTCTTTCTGAGGAAGGGGAGCTGCAAGAGACAGTGAAGGCACTCAGTGCATCCCTGGGGGAAATCCAGAAGCAGTTGGCACAGTTGCAAGTTTCAGCAATGGCCCCAGTCCAGCCGGATTACTGGCAGAGGAGTGCCGCCCCAATGGGTCCCCCTCGATATCCCGCGGCTACAGAGGCCAGAGTGAGAAGTTCCCCCAGGCACTGGGCTGACCGGACAACACCTGAAGAGGCGCAGTCGTGGGGCCCTCCCAGGAACCGGAGAACTATGGGCCCACAGTGTTGGGTTTGTCAAGAAAGAGGACATATCTCCCGTCAATGCCCGCAAAGGGGGCCTACATCCAGAACAGCCGCCGTTAAACGGGAATCCCTCGCGGTAGTGGGGCACACCGCGGGGGAAGCCAGGTGCCAAGCTATTCCTAACGACCCCCGGGACCTGGTGGCCGAAAGCCCCTACCTAACAGTGCAAATTGAAGAACAGATGGTGGGATGTCTTATAGACACAGGGTCAGAAGTTACCACCATGCCAGTGGAGTTCTTCGAAAAGCACTTCGGACACCTGTTGAAACCTCACAAGGGTACTGTGATTAAGCTGACGGCGGTAAATCAGACTGCTATACCAGTGTTCGGAGTGGCTTGGATGCGGATGAAGCTATGTGGACAGGTCATCGGCAGGAAGGGAGTGGTACTGGTAGAGAATCCCGCTCGGTGTGGAGCTCCCGTGGTATTGGGGATGAATGTCCTGAGAGGGCTAGATCAGCTCCTGTTTACAAAGGAGGGACCGGGCTACTGGAAGAAAATGACTTCCCACAAGCCTACCCAGAGGATATTCCAGAGGCTGATCCGGACCTGCGGTATCTGCAAAAGCACCCCTGAAGATAAGCCAGTGGGAGCAGTGTATGCCCCATATGGAAGAGCCTGTATCGTACCCCCGCGACAGGAAAAGATTATACGAATGCCTGTCGGAGGCTGGCGGAAATTGAATGGGATAGGAGTGCAAGTAGAGCCACTGGGTGTGTCAGAAGCTGGACGGAGCCCAGTGATTGCCAGAACCATTGTGACAGTAATGGACGGTCATGTGGTAGTCCGGTGTGTCAACATACACGACCATGAAGTTACCTTTCATGCTGGAGAGAAAGTGGCTGAGCTACATGTTCTGCAAGGAGTACCACTCACAGGTAGACAATTCGCCCTATGGTCAGTTGAAAATGATATCTGGACCCTGGCAGTGGACCAGAACTCAGTGGAAGAGCCCACGCCTGAATGGAATGGCAGGCGGATCTTGGAGCAAATGAAGATCGACGCCGACCAATTCACCGCCGACCAGTTGGAGAAGATCGAAGCTGTAGTATGGGAGTTTCAATCCACTTTTTCCCGGTGTGAAGAGGACTTTGGCTGTACCACAGTTATAGAACATGAAATACCGACTGGGGATATTCCTCCAATTCGAGAAAGGTACCGGCAGATTCCGCCCACTCTCTACCAAGAGGTGAAGACAATGCTGTCTCAGATGTTAGGTAGTGGAGTAGTCAAAGAGAGCCAGAGTCCATGGGCGGCGCCAGTGGTCTTGGTGCGGAAGAAGGATGGGTCCTTGAGGTTTTGCGTGGACTATAGAAAGTTAAACGCTGCCACAGTAAAGGACGCTTTTCCCCTGCCAAGGATTGAAGAGTCCCTGACGGCACTACAGAGGGCCAAGTATTTCTCAACCTTGGACTTGGCAAGTGGCTACTGGCAAGTACCTATGGCAGAAAAGGATAGACAGAAGACAGCCTTTATCTTACCTATGGGGTTGTATGAGTTCAACAGAATGCCTGTCGGACTAACAAATGCTCCGGGTACATTTCAACGCCTAATGGAACACTGCCTGGGTGAACTGAACTTTGAGTCAATTCTGATCTACCTGGATGACATAATAGTCCATGCTCCGACGTTTGAAGAACATTTGAGAAGATTGCGGCAAGTGTTTAGTAGACTCCGTGCCCATGGTCTCAAGATCAAACCGAGGAAGTGTCATCTCTTTCAAACAAGCTTAGAGTATCTGGGACACGTTGTATCAGCTGAGGGAGTTCGTCCTGCAGAGAGTAAGATAGAGGCAGTGAGTAAGTGGCCACAGCCTAAGACACTTCGAGAAGTGAAGGCGTTTCTTGGACTGGCTGGATATTATCGAAGATTTATAAAAGGCTTCGCAAAGATCGCTGGACCACTACATGAGCTCTTGAGAGGGACCGCCCAGGGTCCGAAGACACGACCCATATCGTGGGGGTTGTCGCAGCAGCAGGCTTTTGATGAGTTGAAGAGAGCCCTGATCAGTGCCCCCATCCTGGCATATGCTCAGTATGACAAACCATTTATGCTCTACACAGATGGAAGTCTGCATGGATTAGGAGCGGTACTGGCCCAAGAACAAGACAGGCAAGAACGAGTCATTGCATATGCTAGTCGCTCCCTACGGGACTCTGAGCGCAATCCGGAAAATTACAGCTCCTTCAAACTCGAGCTGTtggcgttggtctgggcaatGACTGAAAAGTTCTCGGGGTATCTCACTGGAGCAAAGGTCCTAGTAAGGACAGACAATAACCCCTTGGCTCACCTGCAGAATGCAAAGCTGGGCGCCTTAGAACAGAGATGGGTGGCAAGGCTGGCAAAGTTTGATTATACCATCAAGTACCGTGCCGGTAAGGAGAACGCAAATGCAGATGCCCTGTCCAGAGTCACCTGGGAAGCCCCAACAGATGAGgtggatgaagaagatgaagggACTGAGACACCCGATCTGGGCCGAGTGCCACGGCAGCCACCCGTAGCAAGCTCAAGTGGGGTGGCTACCCATAACACGGTGTTGCTGGGAAAGACAGAGGAGGAATGGGCTCAGGTGCAAGATGATGATCTTGAATTAAAGAAGATCAAACATTGGGTGAAGACAGGGATATGGCCCAAAATGGAAGAGCGAAGTCGCTTGTCCTCAGATGGATGGAAGCTGTTGCAACAGTGGGATCGGCTGCAAATCCGAAATAGAATAATGTACCGGAAGGTGTTTCTACCTACTGATCTTGAGGAAAGGTGGCAGATGGTGATACCCAGTAACCTGGCTCGTAAAGTGGCCCTCGAAGGACATGAGAAGGGTGCCCACTTTGGCATGAAGAAGACATACAAGTGGGTACAGAGATTAGTGTACTGTCCGCAGTTGGAGCAGATTGTCCGTGAAGTATGTCAGAAGTGTCGAGCATGTGAGCTGGCGAAACCTCCTGAACAGAGGGCACCAAGTCAAGTTATTAAGACATCGGCGCCACTGGAAATCTtaatgattgattatatcttgaTTGGTCAGTCAGTGAGTGGACACCAATATTGCCTTGTGATGACTGATCACTTTACAAAGTTCGCTGTGGCGGTACCCACCCTTGACCAGACGGCAGGGTCAGCTGCCCGTGCAGTGTGTCAACACTTCATACAGGTGTATGGATGTCCGAAGCGGATTCATTCCGACCAAGGAGCTTGCTTCCAAGGGAAGTTAATGGAGCAGCTATGTCGGTTGTATGGGATGGAGAAGTCAAGGACGACGCCATATCACCCACAGGGAAATGGAGCCTGTGAAAGGTTCAACAGAACGCTTCTACAGATGCTTCGCACTCTGGAGAAAGAAAAGAAGCTGCGCTGGCCCGAGTATTTGCCTGAACTACTATGGGCATACAATAATCGTGTTCATAACACTACCGGCTATACTCCACATATGCTACTGTTTGGTCGCCCAGGACAGGAAGTTGCCGAAATGAATCTGGGTCCACTGTCGGAAGAGTCCCCTAGGACAGTTGACTCATGGGTGCAGGAGCACCAGGACAAACTGAGAACTGTATATCGGCTGGTCAATGAGAAGTTGCAACAACTAACCACTAGGGATCACCAACCGGTGCAGACTGCACCCTTGACGCCGGGTGACCGAGTATTGGTGCGTGCTAAACGGCCCACAGATAAATTGGATGACCGCTGGGAACCACAACCATATATTGTAAAGAGGCAGGTGTATCCGGAAGGCCCAGTCTACGACTTACAAAAGGAAAACTCTAATGGACCGATTCGAAGATTACATCGCAACATGCTCAGGCCCTGTCTCTCAGAGAGTTGCCCCACGACAGACAATTCTGGAGATGTTCAGCAGCGACCTTCGAAACCTCTGAGTCCAAGAGATGTAGGATGGTGTGTAATTACTACATTTCCTTCACAAACTAGTGAATCACCCGCTCCCAATGGGGCGGCAGCGGAGGCTACCCCTGAGAATGCTCTACCACCCCGGGAGGAGCCAGGCCTTATTCCTACACCAAGTACAGAAAACTTAGGCTTACGCAGGTCGGAGCGCTCCACGTCAGGTATTCCCCCTCAGCGTTATGCAGCAGATGAGTTTATTTGGTGAAGCTGTCGGGACGCCAATGTTTTAGTGGGGTGGCATGTAAGGGTATGAAGCcatgttctacaatatatttgtatttaaataccTGTACtagtcagtaggtggcagcaaaggaaatggaataagtacaatgctgtgtatagtaatgaaagtttatattcattcaccTCTCAAAACGTGAATAAGGCTAATTTAGGGGAGTGATCTGAACCCCACAAGTGTGCTACTGAACTGAAATTACAGGTTTGTGGTTGTATGAACAAGTTCGATTAATGCATCACAGAGTATCTAAGGAGGTGGAGTCCTGagaggaacaggaagtgatgtgtgactcccttctgcagcacctaaggacagttttgcagtgaatgatccagggtttcctgtctgtgtggttttggcCGTGGAAAGACCTGTGGATCCAGATGGAAGCATGGAAAGCTTGCTTAAAGCACCCAAGGAACTGTAAGCGCAGCTTCGCTGCATCATAGTGCATACCAGtgacattttgtatattacagtacattgctAGAGACATACTTCGCTGGGCTTGGAACTGCATACAGGAAAGCCTCGTGTAAAGAGAAGGACACATTACCTGTGGATTACAAATAGTATTGCGCAATACTTAAGGGTGCACCCCAAAGACAAAGACCGGaaagaaacatttaggggcagccaGGCTGCTTCGCGGACTGTGGGGGAATATTTAGCAGGAGCTAGTTTTAGGTTAGGCAGTATTACTGTTACTGTGTGATTTATACCTTGTTATCTGACTGTTTATACATGCCCAGCTATTTATCGTTTATTATTGTTCAGTAAACTTCACTGCTGGGTAAGAAccgttgtctgtgtctgtgtggcatCGTGTACCCTCTGAATCTGTGAGCCCACCCCTCGCTCCCGCTTTCAGAATGACAACTGAAAACAAAACTTGCTAGAGGAGTAATTATAATATCAAAGACCAGTGTTTAAAGTGAAATAAGATGATGGGTAAAGCCCTTCTATCTGCATTTTGATGTGTCCCCAATTTTTTCACATGTTTTTGTGGTTAAGCTGCTGtcataaaacaaaatgcaatcaaTAATCACCACAATGCCCTGTAATAATATGTACCCATAGCCATTTGGTGCATTCTGGAGGATCAGACACATGCACTGTATTTAAAGACTGGTCCCATCTAACCTTATGGCCTGTACACATGGGGCTGAATGGATCAAAAACAGACAAATGGGTTAATTTATAAATagtgggcaaatctgcacctgggctgtaacccatagaGACTAAGTGAAaagcagtgaaagcaatcatctttTCTGCAATTGGAACAGTTTCTGTAAGGCACTAGATAATATGTAGGACCTTTCTAAATAAAGAATACGAATTGGATTTGATGCCTATTGGTATATGGCAGACACTCCAGCAGCTGTCATACTTTTAGTCTTGATAAAATACAGGTAAGTTAATGTACAGCTCAACTTTACTGGTTAACTCCCATACACCCAAATCAAGGCCGGTTTCAGGCAGAGTGGGTTGACAACATATGTTGCCAACTTTCTTAAACTTGTGAAAAAGCATCTCAGGAAGTGGGGCTTCAAAAAAGTACAACTACCCTGTGTGATCAATATCATGGAGAAATTGGGAGGAAAGACAAGTGCATAACTTGCTGATACAGGGGTATAAGTTGGATTTTTATTGTTGTGCTCATGTTTAGTTGGAGGCAATGCGCTGCTTGTGTTTCTATTACTATTAAAACTTATTAATGTATTGCTCGTTAGATACAGTTctgagacctgctatccagaatgctcgggacatgtgCACTAGCTTATGTCTATGCGCTCCGGCCGGGGGGCACGTTCTGTTCGGATTTGTGTTGTCCAGTGCGCAATGACGTCACGGCATGCACAATTGCCCGAGCCGCAGGTTTCCATCTTTGGGCTATGCTCTATTTTGCCCTTACTTCCTGTTTCTTGGTTTTTGGCATCAAATCTCCCTATTTAAACCTGCTCAGCAAATCATTCCTTGGCCAAGCTGGCTTCTGGTCCTTTGAGATCATGCTCAAGACTTTAGTGTTTTTCTGAACCTGgtttttgactttggagtgcaTTTTGACTACGAATCTCGCCGCCCGTCCTGACCTCTGCTTGTTCATGACTCCTCTTtgtttgacccttgtctgtaccTCATTTTGGAACCTCTGAAGTTGGTAGGATCCCCACTAGTACCGCAGTAGAaagttccggggccccaaaagggcgaaAAACAGAACTTGTTGGGCTCTCCTACTTTATGGAAGAGTCAGACTGATACCAGCAACCTAAGTCCAGATTCTGGCacgatctccatactttgtctactaaaaatttatttttacatcaaataaacccaaaaggattgttctatctccaataaggattacttagtaggaatcaagtacaaggtactgtttcagtgttataaagaaaaggaaatcattctattaatttcaattatttgtttaaaatgggaaTCTATGAGAGATGAATTCCCATATTGGTTTCCGCATAACGtttccccatacctgtatttaaatcttATACTTACCGGAGGATCTATATCTTTTATAAAAGAGTTATTTTGTAATGCATTGATTCATGTCAAAGTCTGTGTCATTTGGATGCTTAAATGcatcttctgatgaagtggcaggacgccacgaaacgcgttaagcgggcagccagggttcTTGCTGCTGTAAtctgtttttatatgtatattaaataaaatttcattttttaatacttttactggactccacagtgctccgctgttttttttgtttccttggaaTGTATTCgaccgcatgggatggcggcAGGGTGTGCAGCACGTTGAGTCCAGcgtctggtaagtgctcccactaaaatacaatttttctggATGCTTAAATGATGTCTGCCATTTGAGTCATATTATCTTTAAACAAGCTTTAATGATATTTGAATGTGGACTTGGATACAATGGCAGAACTAAAAGTAACCAGGCTTCATGTCTCTTGAATGTGTAGCCTCAGCCAGGCCCCAGTGTGGCATTAATACATTAATGTGGCCAAAATTATCCAGAAAAGGATCTTGATACTGCAGCAATCTGCTCTACATCCAGAAAAAGaattgttagaattctgttccactttaatattgatttatgagaaaatgtatattgctatatttaacaaacaactatttcttatgtaaccttaacataataaatatttgaattaaaagcatgaaacaggagggtgcgttgttgacaatgtcttgagatctactgatcggTAGAATTAGTTCAGCACAGCACCATGTggttaaaaaatgcctttattcaatttCTCATGGCAGACCCGtttagcaacgtttcaggcctattcGGCCTTTTATCAAGAGCTTGATAAAAGGGCGCAtttaggcctgaaacgttgctaaaCGGGTCTGCCATGAGaaattgaataaaggcattttttatcCATATGGTGCTTTGCTGAACTAATTCTACTAATTGgagtggaggatggaccactgatggtacatACACCTCTTTACTTGTGAAACTGGGGCATTTGAGCTGACTCAAAATTCCTATaattgagatctactgatcaccagctaaaggtctactggtagatcccgatctaccttttgggcacccctgatctaaagTAACACGTCCTCAGCTGGAACACTCACTGCCGAGTTACAAACTGTCTCAGGAAGCCATGTCAGCACAAGAACTATTCAGAGGAAGTGTAGAGTTTGTATGCAAGTGAGGTCTGTCAAGATATTTGTAAAGTGATTGTAAAGTGATTGTCTTTGAGTCGTCAGAAATGTGCCATTTAGTGCTTAGATGTCTGTTGGTGCAATCAATGGCACACACCCTTGCACCCATGCATCCAGCACAATGCTGGAGTGGTAATATTTGTCCAGTGTTAAGTGCATGGGGTTCCTCCAATATAGAACTTAACAGGTTGTCTCTTTATCAAGATCACTAAGCATGCAGAGGTCAGCTTCCGAATATCTGCAGGGTTTTCTTCACAAAACGCTGCCCATTAATATCTACATAGATACTACTCTAAAGTAAACTTCTTCTCCTATTAGTCTGTGTATATTTGCTGTGGCAAATTCCACACCCTTGCATTTTATTTCCCACTTGGGCCCGCCCCTTACGTTTTCCGATGCACCATATGCGCCGCCTTGTCGATAAGGACCCTGGGAGTTGGGACCATTCTATCTAAATATGTGTGCTGAAAAGAGAGTCGTCCGCTGCTTGCCTGAGATGTACAGCAAACACATGGCAAACTGCAGCTAAGGATCAGGAAGAGCATCACTTGTTTATAACTAAATCAATGACTACCCTGGGTAGCTAGTAGCAAGCTCAGGGTGTGCTGTTGTGTCAATGCTGGCTGGTCCCCTGCAATGTGTGAGATTGTGGGTGTATTTCCCATACTGAGCTGTATGCTACTTTTATTTAAGGACAATATGAGGTAGGAAATCCATTACTCCAAAATGGACACTAAAGGGCACATGCTGTATAAGTCATTTATAAAATGCTTTGCATACAgtctaaaaaaaaagcactatgcTATGTAGTAAGACAGTTATTACACACTAGGGctacatacttcccaacattttggaattaaagTTGCCACGTGAAGCTTAGCGATTTTTTGACCATTCCCATTTTTGTgactacaccccctaattaccatggtcattttacaaaatttggcaggttatgaaagtttgaacatttttttttcagttataacagttttgctaatgaaggtccAAGGGACcttttatcttatattgttacaattacttatttgcttatctcaaaattgttacaaaagtatcttatctgctgctgtggctgttttgggctctc
This sequence is a window from Xenopus laevis strain J_2021 chromosome 7S, Xenopus_laevis_v10.1, whole genome shotgun sequence. Protein-coding genes within it:
- the LOC121396496 gene encoding uncharacterized protein LOC121396496, with the protein product MQNPAGHEAAPAIAPIAPPAMGVAPTMCLPAGAILNQLVRFDGQNMLLEDWATYLKSTLRLYNLTPDLQSDVALNALEGDARRTVMLRPEEERKTLEAILSILEPIYGETAGTGSLRSRLFTRFQLEDETIPQFANALQVIWAHIQRREANGTNVLGTGDQILRDQFVLGLRSPPLRQILRERILVDATLQFHKVQAEAVARDKEEAYGAYTVRMQAVRSPRTLSEEGELQETVKALSASLGEIQKQLAQLQVSAMAPVQPDYWQRSAAPMGPPRYPAATEARVRSSPRHWADRTTPEEAQSWGPPRNRRTMGPQCWVCQERGHISRQCPQRGPTSRTAAVKRESLAVVGHTAGEARCQAIPNDPRDLVAESPYLTVQIEEQMVGCLIDTGSEVTTMPVEFFEKHFGHLLKPHKGTVIKLTAVNQTAIPVFGVAWMRMKLCGQVIGRKGVVLVENPARCGAPVVLGMNVLRGLDQLLFTKEGPGYWKKMTSHKPTQRIFQRLIRTCGICKSTPEDKPVGAVYAPYGRACIVPPRQEKIIRMPVGGWRKLNGIGVQVEPLGVSEAGRSPVIARTIVTVMDGHVVVRCVNIHDHEVTFHAGEKVAELHVLQGVPLTGRQFALWSVENDIWTLAVDQNSVEEPTPEWNGRRILEQMKIDADQFTADQLEKIEAVVWEFQSTFSRCEEDFGCTTVIEHEIPTGDIPPIRERYRQIPPTLYQEVKTMLSQMLGSGVVKESQSPWAAPVVLVRKKDGSLRFCVDYRKLNAATVKDAFPLPRIEESLTALQRAKYFSTLDLASGYWQVPMAEKDRQKTAFILPMGLYEFNRMPVGLTNAPGTFQRLMEHCLGELNFESILIYLDDIIVHAPTFEEHLRRLRQVFSRLRAHGLKIKPRKCHLFQTSLEYLGHVVSAEGVRPAESKIEAVSKWPQPKTLREVKAFLGLAGYYRRFIKGFAKIAGPLHELLRGTAQGPKTRPISWGLSQQQAFDELKRALISAPILAYAQYDKPFMLYTDGSLHGLGAVLAQEQDRQERVIAYASRSLRDSERNPENYSSFKLELLALVWAMTEKFSGYLTGAKVLVRTDNNPLAHLQNAKLGALEQRWVARLAKFDYTIKYRAGKENANADALSRVTWEAPTDEVDEEDEGTETPDLGRVPRQPPVASSSGVATHNTVLLGKTEEEWAQVQDDDLELKKIKHWVKTGIWPKMEERSRLSSDGWKLLQQWDRLQIRNRIMYRKVFLPTDLEERWQMVIPSNLARKVALEGHEKGAHFGMKKTYKWVQRLVYCPQLEQIVREVCQKCRACELAKPPEQRAPSQVIKTSAPLEILMIDYILIGQSVSGHQYCLVMTDHFTKFAVAVPTLDQTAGSAARAVCQHFIQVYGCPKRIHSDQGACFQGKLMEQLCRLYGMEKSRTTPYHPQGNGACERFNRTLLQMLRTLEKEKKLRWPEYLPELLWAYNNRVHNTTGYTPHMLLFGRPGQEVAEMNLGPLSEESPRTVDSWVQEHQDKLRTVYRLVNEKLQQLTTRDHQPVQTAPLTPGDRVLVRAKRPTDKLDDRWEPQPYIVKRQVYPEGPVYDLQKENSNGPIRRLHRNMLRPCLSESCPTTDNSGDVQQRPSKPLSPRDVGWCVITTFPSQTSESPAPNGAAAEATPENALPPREEPGLIPTPSTENLGLRRSERSTSGIPPQRYAADEFIW